The Triticum aestivum cultivar Chinese Spring chromosome 7B, IWGSC CS RefSeq v2.1, whole genome shotgun sequence genome window below encodes:
- the LOC123161791 gene encoding histone H2B.3-like, with product MAPKAEKKPAAAEKTPAAEKTTAGKKPKAEKRPPKSKEGGADKKKKKAKKSVETYKIYIFKVLKQVHPDIGISSKAMSIMNSFINDIFEKLAGESAKLARYNKKPTITSREIQTSVRLVLPGELAKHAVSEGTKAVTKFTSS from the coding sequence ATGGCCCCCAAGGCGGAGAAGAAGCCGGCTGCCGCGGAGAAGACTCCGGCGGCCGAGAAGACCACCGCGGGCAAGAAGCCCAAGGCCGAGAAGCGGCCGCCCAAGTCCAAGGAGGGCGGcgccgacaagaagaagaagaaggccaagaagagcgtggagacgtacaagatctacatcttcaaggtgctgaagcaggtgcacCCGGACATCGGTATCTCCTCCAAGGCCATGTCcatcatgaactccttcatcaacgaCATCTTCGAGAAGCTCGCCGGCGAGTCCGCCAAGCTCGCCCGCTACAACAAGAAGCCCACCATCACCTCCAGGGAGATCCAGACCTCCGTCCGCCTCGTCCTCCCGGGCGAGCTCGCCAAGCACGCCGTCTCTGAGGGCACCAAGGCCGTCACCAAGTTCACATCCTCTTAG
- the LOC123161792 gene encoding protein STRUBBELIG-RECEPTOR FAMILY 3 → MTRRAPARGGGGGGQLLLVLLLVAAAALAPLRARAVTDASDVTAMNGLYVSLGSPSLPGWIPNGGDPCGEGWQGVTCTGTGITKIKMNVANLGGQLSSLGNFTSITTIDLSNNNIGGTIPEDLPLTLQNLFLSANQLTGSIPSSLSKLTGLSAMSLNVNHLDGELPDAFDSLAGLINLDISENNFTGVLPPSMKNLSSLTTLRIQNNQLSGTLDNLQDLPIKDLNVENNLFSGPVPPKLENIPTFKKDGNPFNTTIAPSASPPSASPPSSIGPAPTPTPAGPKQAPTPTTTPTDLSPTRAPSPPSPPSKSPPPSNSSDGSTTRDSTSSSQKHNSSKKLKIAGFVLLVVVLLISIALLVIFCLSKYQERRSRYDYNRSQLGRVHHRVEPQIMPASVQKKDDTKKGPGEALDKRSRESSLAAAALPKKPAENRKEHIINLDRTDSELFAVAPPPPPPPPPEKVVVQPKPIVTPEKRYSPPPRTSTPTSATPYSVASLQQYTSNFREQNVIRESRLGKVFLAELPEGKLLEVMKIDNPNGRVSVDDFLELVALISEIKHPNTLELVGYCAEYGQRLLVYNHFSRKTLDDALHDREEIDIELSWNARLQVALSSGKALEYLHESFQPPIVHQNFEPANVLLDDKLSVCVAECGLAELMPSSSVTQLSGRLRTLLNYDAPEFQESGIISERGDVYSFGVVMLELLTGRKPYDSSRPRHEQHLVRWAGCQLHDIESLSKMVDPSIRGQCPEKALSRFADIISRCIQREPEFRPPVSAVVQDITSIVNASREESE, encoded by the exons ATGACGAGGCGGGCTCCGGcgcgcggcgggggcgggggcggccaaCTCCTGCTGGTTCTATTGCTTGTCGCGGCCGCGGCATTGGCGCCGCTGCGCGCGCGCGCGGTCACCGACGCTTCCGACG TTACTGCTATGAATGGGCTGTACGTTTCACTCGGATCGCCAAGCCTTCCCGGGTGGATTCCAAACGGCGGAGACCCCTGCGGCGAGGGTTGGCAGGGAGTTACCTGCACCGGCACAGGCATAACCAAAAT AAAGATGAATGTCGCAAACCTTGGAGGGCAGCTGAGCAGCTTAGGGAACTTCACTTCAATCACCACCAT AGATCTTAGTAACAATAATATTGGTGGAACTATACCAGAAGACCTACCTCTCACACTGCAGAATCT TTTCCTCTCTGCTAATCAGCTCACTGGAAGTATTCCCAGTTCATTGTCCAAACTTACAGGTTTATCAGCCAT GTCACTCAATGTCAACCATCTAGATGGAGAACTGCCAGATGCTTTCGATTCACTTGCTGGACTTATAAATCT GGATATTTCTGAGAACAACTTTACTGGTGTGTTACCACCTTCAATGAAAAACCTGTCATCTTTGACTACATT GCGCATACAAAACAATCAACTGTCAGGGACCCTTGACAACTTGCAGGATCTCCCCATCAAAGACCT GAATGTAGAGAACAATTTGTTTTCTGGACCAGTACCTCCGAAACTAGAGAACATACCGACCTTCAA AAAGGATGGTAATCCATTTAATACGACTATAGCCCCGTCAGCATCACCGCCTTCAGCGTCACCGCCTTCATCAATAGGACCAGCACCAACTCCAACACCAGCAGGACCAAAACAAGccccaacaccaacaacaacgcctACAGATCTAAGTCCAACAAGAGCACCGTCACCTCCATCGCCCCCTTCAAAATCCCCTCCGCCCTCAAACTCTTCTGATGGATCAACTACTCGAGATAGCACCTCGTCATCTCAGAAACATAATTCGTCAAAAAAGCTCAAGATTGCCGGATTTGTTCTTCTTGTAGTAGTGCTATTAATATCTATAGCCCTGCTGGTAATCTTTTGTTTGTCCAAGTACCAAGAGAGACGGTCAAGATATGATTATAACAGAAGTCAGCTGGGAAGGGTGCATCATAGGGTTGAACCCCAAATTATGCCGGCTTCAGTGCAAAAAAAGGATGATACTAAAAAAG GTCCAGGTGAGGCCCTTGACAAGAGAAGCCGCGAGTCAAGTTTGGCAGCAGCAG CTCTCCCAAAGAAGCCTGCTGAAAACCGAAAGGAGCACATAATTAATTTGGATCGAACAGACTCGGAACTTTTTGCAGTTGCAccccctccacctccaccaccccCTCCTGAAAAAGTTGTTGTACAGCCCAAGCCCATTGTTACTCCAGAAAAGAGATATAGCCCTCCACCAAGGACAAGTACCCCAACTTCTGCCACACCCTACTCTGTTGCATCTCTTCAGCAATATACAAGCAATTTCAGAGAGCAGAACGTGATAAGAGAGAGTAGATTAGGAAAGGTATTCCTAGCTGAGCTTCCTGAAGGCAAG TTATTGGAAGTTATGAAGATTGACAATCCTAACGGAAGAGTGTCAGTGGATGACTTTCTAGAATTGGTTGCGCTTATCTCAGAGATCAAGCATCCCAACACCCTTGAGTTAGTTGGATACTGTGCTGAATATGGACAGCGATTACTTGTATACAATCACTTCAGCAGAAAAACACTAGATGATGCACTTCATGATAGAGAGGAAATCGACATTGAGCTATCATGGAATGCTCGTCTCCAGGTTGCTCTTAGCTCCGGAAAAGCCTTAGA GTATCTCCATGAAAGCTTCCAACCCCCAATCGTGCATCAGAATTTTGAACCAGCTAATGTTCTCCTAGATGATAAGTTGTCAGTGTGTGTTGCTGAATGTGGACTAGCAGAGCTGATGCCCTCAAGTTCTGTCACTCAG CTGTCAGGTCGGTTGCGCACATTACTGAACTATGATGCGCCTGAATTCCAGGAATCTGGGATCATTTCAGAACGAGGCGATGTTTACAGTTTTGGAGTAGTGATGCTAGAACTTCTTACCGGGCGTAAACCATACGATAG TTCACGCCCACGCCATGAACAGCATCTTGTTAGATGGGCCGGTTGTCAGCTCCATGACATTGAATCCCTTTCCAAGATGGTGGACCCTTCTATTCGAGGGCAGTGCCCCGAGAAAGCATTGTCGCGGTTTGCTGACATAATCAGCCGCTGTATCCAG AGGGAGCCAGAATTCAGGCCACCGGTGTCTGCAGTTGTCCAGGACATAACTAGCATCGTGAATGCTTCTCGTGAGGAATCAGAGTAA